In a genomic window of Helianthus annuus cultivar XRQ/B chromosome 10, HanXRQr2.0-SUNRISE, whole genome shotgun sequence:
- the LOC110882000 gene encoding uncharacterized protein LOC110882000, with translation MGNGSNTRVWFDTWDNVCPLNLFITPRMIANAGYDMGERVANVYHNGEWGWPISWVNRFPVLHQLANVTLVPQVQDRVIWRTRDGKDTDYNTYEVWNDIRMSQEKVTWENVVWYPQAIPRHAFLMWLIVCKKLKTQDVMSKWRSSGNANYNLMCCSLCVSGPDSHNHLFFECEYASQIWYGVREKAGMQTIGERLEIMNYLTQHAGSKRAIHIIGKLVVAASAYLVWQERNNRLFTSKKWSANQLIEVILMTIRMKLHTMKFKRTGNIPQVLNDWRLPRELLMDQDECG, from the coding sequence ATGGGAAATGGAAGCAACACTCGAGTGTGGTTCGATACATGGGATAACGTATGTCCTTTGAATCTCTTTATTACTCCTAGAATGATTGCAAATGCAGGTTATGATATGGGGGAAAGGGTCGCAAACGTGTATCATAATGGAGAGTGGGGTTGGCCGATCTCATGGGTAAATAGATTTCCCGTTCTGCACCAGCTTGCTAATGTTACACTAGTGCCTCAAGTGCAAGATAGGGTCATTTGGAGAACTAGAGATGGTAAAGACACAGATTACAACACCTACGAAGTGTGGAATGATATTCGGATGAGTCAAGAAAAGGTTACTTGGGAGAATGTAGTATGGTATCCTCAAGCGATTCCTAGACACGCTTTTCTCATGTGGTTGATAGTTTGCAAGAAGCTGAAAACTCAAGATGTTATGAGCAAATGGCGATCTTCAGGTAATGCAAATTATAACCTGATGTGTTGTTCGTTATGTGTATCGGGGCCAGACTCGCACAATCATCTATTTTTCGAGTGTGAATATGCTTCACAAATTTGGTATGGAGTTCGGGAAAAGGCGGGCATGCAAACGATAGGGGAAAGATTGGAAATTATGAATTATCTTACGCAGCACGCGGGGTCTAAACGGGCCATTCACATTATTGGGAAGCTAGTGGTGGCAGCGTCGGCGTATTTGGTTTGGCAAGAGCGAAACAACAGATTGTTCACTTCGAAGAAATGGAGTGCAAACCAGCTAATAGAGGTAATTCTAATGACGATCAGAATGAAATTGCACACTATGAAGTTCAAAAGAACGGGTAACATCCCCCAAGTGTTGAATGATTGGCGGCTCCCACGTGAGCTATTGATGGATCAAGATGAGTGTGGCTGA